The genome window AATCCCCTTACAGTAACCTGTGTGAGGCCCCAGATTCTCCCCGCCTGGTGAAGGCCTCGGGGGAGGACAGTGGCCTGTTCAGCCCTATTCGATCCTCTGCCTTTAGTCCTCTTGGAGGCTGCACGCCTGCTGAATGTTGTTGCCAAGCAGCTGCTGGTGGCAGTAGGATTCCTGAAAGTCACGATTCTGTTTATTACACCTATGAAGATTATGCGAATAGCATTTCACGTGAAGTACTGGGCTCGGTTCTTCACCCCCGACATCCTAACGCAGCATCAGATGTTGATTGTATTAAAAAGGGGGAACATAAAACTGTAGCTCTCAAGCGTGGAAGCCTTGATCACAAAAGTCGATCTAAAAATAAATCCTCAGTGATTAGGGATGGCATTCAGAAGTTTGCAGCGGATCTCGTGGAAAAAAGTTTTGGCAGTGCATTTAAAGACTTGCAGAAGGGAGTCTCTTCGTGTACCAACGCCCTGTGCCAACTGGCCGTCAAACTGACATCCTCCGTTTTTCAGATGGCATTTAACGAACTGAGAAGGCAGCGTGCGTTTTTTCTGAAAGAACGAGCCATTAGCAGTCTGGCTAACTTTTTGGTGAGTGAAGCTTTCTCAAATGCTTTGAAAGATTTGCAGTACGTAAAGAAGCAGATCTTCACGAACACCGTGGCGAGGTTCGCCGCAGATCTTGCCGAAGAGCTGGTTTTTGAAGGCATCATGGAAGTGTGTCAGTTTTCATACCCTCCAACTTCTGCATCTCCACGGGGCTGGTCATTTGACTATGAAGACAAAGTCGTGAAGTCCTATGCAAAAGATCTGTCTGAATCTGTCATACAGGAAGCATTCATCGAGCTGTCTCAGGTCGACGTGACCTTTACAACAAAGGCAGCAGTCAGCGTTTCTACAGATAACGTGAAGTACGTGAGTGCAGAGCACGTGGTGCCACCGACACAGGCTCCCACGTTTTCCCCTTCTTTTAACGGTCAGACGATTATGGCGACTGAAATcaatgcaggaacataaaaaggaatacaCAGTGCAGCAGGCCTTGTTTTGTACTTCTGGAGTTGCTACTTCTATACCCGTGCCCTTGGCAGGAAGCGCCCTCCTCCCGTATCATGCTTCATCTAGTGCGCAGCAGGCAGAGTCTCCCCCATCATCTGATGCTAGTGACTTGCATGGAGATTCCCCCCAAGCAGGTGTtaccacaaaaaacaaagaagaggaagTAGCTTGTCTCAGAAATATCTGTTTACCTTCAGAACACGATCCAGGTGACCAGAATGTTGTTAAGCCAACTAATGATTATACTACGGAAATGAGAAACCCTTCGATATCAACCAGCGATCCTGTGGGTGTTAGCAACTTTTCTGCAGCAATGGTGCACACAATAGTCAGTGAAACTTTAGAGTCAGTGATGTCACTCAGAGTTACAGAAACAGTGCAGGGACACACAGGTGGCTTAACTACAACAGTAAAGGGGAagacctctccttccctctgtgatCCAGCAGCGCTGCAACAGAGTGAAGCCAGCAACAAGGACATGTTTGCTGATCGACTATCTAAATCTATTATTAAACATTccatagagaaaagcaaatcagtGATCCCAAAGGTAGATAGAAATGGACTAGACAAAGAAGGCTTGCCTTTTCCTGGAGAAGAATCACGGCTGACTTTGGAAAAGTTCCCCAAATTTCGTGAAGCTCAAGATCGTTTACCTCACTGTTCACATTCTGCAGGGAAGGACTGTGTTTCTGGCTGTAAGGGTTCTGCGGCTCATGAATTCTCTTTAGAGACACTACCACCTTGTCCAACTGTGGCAGGTCAGAAACCTGATTTGAAGGAAATAACTAAGGGCAAATCTGTGAAGAAGAGTAATTTGAATAATACAGCACTTGAGTCCTTGTCTCTGGGGCAGGAAACCCCCTTTCCCCATTCACATCCTCTCTCGTCCACGGTGCTTGCTTGTACAGATGGTTTGCAAGTGGAAGACAAACAGAAGATCACAGATGGAAACGTAATGCCCGATACCCCTCCGTCAACTCCTCTAGGACCATCCCAGGCAGCTTCCGAATGGGATCTCAAGAAGTTGACCAAAAAACTCAAGGGGGAATTAGCAAAAGAATTTGCGCCTGCGACACCACCCTCGACACCTCACAATTCATCTGTTGGTAGTTTGGCTGAAAGTGAACAAAATCCTATAGAGAAAGAGGAGTTCATGCTGAAGCTCATGCGATCCCTTTCAGAAGAAGTTGAGAGCAGTGATGGTGAGGAGCTCCCGGAAGTGGACATGAAGTCAGAGCCCTTGGGGAAGAAAGTTCAGTTTGCAGACGCCTTAGCCACGCACATCATTTCTCTTGCCACCGAAACGGCAGCTTCCCATTTagacaataaaataattcaagaacCCACGGCCCAAAGCCCTCGCTTGAACACGCAAAGTCAAAGAAGTGGATCACCTTCCTTTTTGAATTGCTCGGATGAGAATTTACAGACGCTTTGCAGCTTTGCAGGTGATATGGCAGCAGACGTCATTACAGAAGCTGAAAAAATAGCCAGAGTCAGACGTTGTCTGCTCTCCAGGCAGAAGAGGAACAGTTGTTACGTTGATGGTGACCGAGATGATACATCAGCGGAAAAGCTGGACGTCGAGGCTGTAGCACACCCAAGAGAAGTCGACCCGTTTATTCTTTCGTTACCACCAAATTCTTGTATGTCAGGTCTGACCTACAAGTATCCCAGCTGGGAAAGTGTGACAGATGAGTACGCAGGTCACATTATCCAAATACTAAAGCAGGAGGGTGGGAACAGTGAGTTAATAATGGATCAGTATGCGAATAGACTCGCTTATCGGTCTGTGAAGTCAGGATTGCAAGAAGCAGCCAAGACAGCCAGAAGGAAGTGCAGCTCGGCAGCGTTCCCCATGCAGAGCTCACAGACAAAGACCAGCGATGAACTGTTACTGTCCCTAAGTAAAGAATACCAGCAAGAAGTCGATAAAAAAAGACACAGCAAGAGAGGTGGCGGTTACCTCTGTAAGAACCAAACTTGTGAATGGACCCGGGATCCGCACGGAAGCGAGGGCTCTGAACTGTACAGGTTTTCAACTTCTCTCGCTCACAGCATAACGAGGGATGTTACAAGAGCGCTGAGGGCATCTCCAGTTGGCTTGCCAAAATCCGTAACAGATTCTTGCCTTGATGAAAAATACGGCTGTGATGGAGACACCGAGTCCCATGTGGAGCCAGACTTTCCTAGGCCTCTTGGGCCTTCCTCCCAGAGTCACAGGTTTCACCCCAGTCCTGGCAGCTTGAGCGCTGGTGGCTACGGAGGGAACGTCGTTCAGGCTGTAGAGCAGTATGCCAAAAAGGTGGAGGGTGACACTTTAGAGCTGAGTCCACGGTCCGCAGCCCCCCACACATCGGAGACCACAAAAGCGGCTGAGAGGATCACTCACGCAGAAAAGTTGTCCCCTCTGGTCGGTCAGGCTTGCCGATACTGTGACCAGAAAGAGCTCCAGGACAGCACTGGACATTCCTCTCCACACTTTCCCAGACGGGATTCCCTTGCCAGCAGTCAGCCTGTTTCTAATTCAAAATTCAGCAACCTCTGTCAGAAATCTAGAGTTTTTCATCTGGACGTCCCTCAGATTCACGTTGACCT of Camelus ferus isolate YT-003-E chromosome 14, BCGSAC_Cfer_1.0, whole genome shotgun sequence contains these proteins:
- the AKAP11 gene encoding LOW QUALITY PROTEIN: A-kinase anchor protein 11 (The sequence of the model RefSeq protein was modified relative to this genomic sequence to represent the inferred CDS: deleted 1 base in 1 codon) → MATFQTFKNSRMKTRASVRKSFSEDVFQSVKSLLQSEKELCSVSAEDCLKQDERANLTEVTFLGFNEETDAAHIQDLAAVSLELPDLLNSLHFCSLNENEIICMKDINKSSDTNSGPINQSHHSGMLCVMRVSPTLPRLRADFIFSLLSKYATGIRYTLDTYVHQKCQLEATNEDDDDTNQSVSSIEDDFVTAFEHLEEETSKPYSDGINVTALRSQCDVASQTISGHHLETHDLRVLVSSGRQKSLAKPSTSLINVLEHKELPSVKTSVTTSISEAWVQRSFYRSSTASDKVSAAQTTLFSPSPAYSSESESSSPSPVIFLDEEGYQKSLKAKLELPKIPVMKDDIEDSDSEVSEFFDSFDQFDELEQTLEMACPFLKDPATGKPPQKKGHKHEKSCSVTTTMNPQKFKSDRPALPANVRKPTPRKPESPYSNLCEAPDSPRLVKASGEDSGLFSPIRSSAFSPLGGCTPAECCCQAAAGGSRIPESHDSVYYTYEDYANSISREVLGSVLHPRHPNAASDVDCIKKGEHKTVALKRGSLDHKSRSKNKSSVIRDGIQKFAADLVEKSFGSAFKDLQKGVSSCTNALCQLAVKLTSSVFQMAFNELRRQRAFFLKERAISSLANFLVSEAFSNALKDLQYVKKQIFTNTVARFAADLAEELVFEGIMEVCQFSYPPTSASPRGWSFDYEDKVVKSYAKDLSESVIQEAFIELSQVDVTFTTKAAVSVSTDNVKYVSAEHVVPPTQAPTFSPSFNGQTIMATKSMQEHKKEYTVQQALFCTSGVATSIPVPLAGSALLPYHASSSAQQAESPPSSDASDLHGDSPQAGVTTKNKEEEVACLRNICLPSEHDPGDQNVVKPTNDYTTEMRNPSISTSDPVGVSNFSAAMVHTIVSETLESVMSLRVTETVQGHTGGLTTTVKGKTSPSLCDPAALQQSEASNKDMFADRLSKSIIKHSIEKSKSVIPKVDRNGLDKEGLPFPGEESRLTLEKFPKFREAQDRLPHCSHSAGKDCVSGCKGSAAHEFSLETLPPCPTVAGQKPDLKEITKGKSVKKSNLNNTALESLSLGQETPFPHSHPLSSTVLACTDGLQVEDKQKITDGNVMPDTPPSTPLGPSQAASEWDLKKLTKKLKGELAKEFAPATPPSTPHNSSVGSLAESEQNPIEKEEFMLKLMRSLSEEVESSDGEELPEVDMKSEPLGKKVQFADALATHIISLATETAASHLDNKIIQEPTAQSPRLNTQSQRSGSPSFLNCSDENLQTLCSFAGDMAADVITEAEKIARVRRCLLSRQKRNSCYVDGDRDDTSAEKLDVEAVAHPREVDPFILSLPPNSCMSGLTYKYPSWESVTDEYAGHIIQILKQEGGNSELIMDQYANRLAYRSVKSGLQEAAKTARRKCSSAAFPMQSSQTKTSDELLLSLSKEYQQEVDKKRHSKRGGGYLCKNQTCEWTRDPHGSEGSELYRFSTSLAHSITRDVTRALRASPVGLPKSVTDSCLDEKYGCDGDTESHVEPDFPRPLGPSSQSHRFHPSPGSLSAGGYGGNVVQAVEQYAKKVEGDTLELSPRSAAPHTSETTKAAERITHAEKLSPLVGQACRYCDQKELQDSTGHSSPHFPRRDSLASSQPVSNSKFSNLCQKSRVFHLDVPQIHVDLDKKTVLAEKIVAEAIAKAERELNSASLVADSGIGQDGVSFAESLTTEIMTSAMMNVGHAVSSPKEIEDFQSSESFGSQQMNLSIGDDSTGSWSNLSFEDEHQDESSSFHHLSESNGNSSSWSSLGLEGDLYEDNLSFPTSDSDGPDDKDEEHEDDVEGLEQDGKTLLVANVDLEPCTVDPQLRITLQWLVASEAEVAELYFHDSAKKEFIQLSKRLQEKGWKVGDVLQAVLKYYEVMEKTSSEEKRKSLFDWLLENA